A region of the Anastrepha obliqua isolate idAnaObli1 unplaced genomic scaffold, idAnaObli1_1.0 ptg000012l, whole genome shotgun sequence genome:
TGTTACTCtaaaagctttatttttttacctgAGAAATATCAGGAGTCAATCAGTAAGAAATATCATGGTGATACACTCGACGATATCTATCGATGAAAAAGTTTCcattttgtttaacaaaatcAAACGAGCTGCAGatgtaaaacgaaaatctatcttaaaaaaatgtttggtttgatAGCCAATGTCAAAATCTACGAGAAAAAATATTGGGTTTCGTGGATTCTTTAAGAGAATCTAACATCCATGAGATGATGTAACAGAAACAGATTTCTTGCAGGAAAAAATACACCTAATTCTGTTTTTACGTGGTAGATTAGTTCCAGAAAAAACCGTGTAAAAAAACAAACGTGTAAAAATAGACATTGACCGTATGCAAAAAAAGGTGATTGGTTACTAATCTCTAAAACCtattaaaattagtgaaaaacaaggattttttaaaaacatgtattcatgtttatttaattaaatcacatatacattgtttatttttacaagcatagttattaaagataaaaaagatATGCACTctaatcttaaaaataatatgaattaaATGTATGGCCTGCTCaggaactaaaaataattatgttaAACAGCTATGTTGTTAACGAAAAGAAtaggttatttaatttttaaggtaaaaaattgaaaaaagtgataATCATAAATACATGAACATACATTTAATTGCGGTCATCATCAGTTACTCGCATTCGATTGCTTCGAACGCGTATACAATCACTATCATCGCTGGAATAATTTTGAACTGGACTTTCTCTTGCTCGTTCAGCATCTACATTTTTAACAATGAACTCTGTTATGAGCCGTTGTTCGCCAATTCTTGGTACCTCTTTGTATAATTCTTTGTAACGAGCCATACAAGAATTCAGCTCACGTTGGATTTGTGCAGCTCTTTCGACATTGGGATCATTTGTGATGAAATGgtgttcttatttatttgcaagTTGAAGTCCTTCTTGAATTAAATTTGCAGTTGATTTTATAGGTTCTTCACTATCACTGTATATCAATGTCATCGAATACCAATCATCAAAACCCTCCCCACCAACTGCGTGTACCAAATCAATTATATTGGGATATTCTTTTGTATTTGAATCCATaggatttttactttttacacatTCTGTACAAATTACTCTCCAACATCCGCTTAAGGTTGATGGACGTAAATCTGATAATGCTAAAGTAGCAAGTTTAACGCAATCTTTAATAGAAAACTTTTCCCAAACATCAATTACTGTAAGAGTGTTATCCTTATCCAAAGTGTATAAAATGTACTGGAATGTTCTTTTGATGTAGTAAGTTTTAAATGTTGGATGGATTAGGGATGTGGTATTCGGTGGCAGGATGCCCGGGTAATTTGTCTACCAACAGAAGAACTTtaaattcattcatatattttctagtttctggtacaaaatatttaatgaaccattttgagaaaactgTAGTTGTCACCCATGCTTTTTTATTGGCCATCCAATTAACAGGCAATGTACCAAAATCGACACCTTTCATTGCCCGAGGCTTAAGTGTACGATTGATAAGCAGCCGCTTTAACATCCGATCTCCGGAAGCGttactgcaaaataaaaatgtgactCGATCTTCTTCAACTTTAAAGCTGGTGGTTTTTTGCGATTTGGCCACATATGTTCTTCTcggcaattttttctaaaaaagatCAGTTTCGCCGGCATTGAAAATCTGATCTGGACTGTATGCACCATcgggtataatttttttaagttttagtggAAATTCTTTGGCGGCTTTCAGATCTCCAGAAACAATCTCGcgcttgatttttattttatgaagcgCATGCCTTTGGAGAAATCCCGTTAAGCATCCTGTGCTTGCAGAAAATACGtagctttttaaaactttaatgcTTGCTAGTTGATATTGTTTCCGTCTACgggaatttgtttttgtgcattgtcctcaagccatattatgagtgctttttccattttttctctCTCGAGTGTATGATGAGGACTTAACAGATAGTTTCGTTCCAGAAATCAACGATTGcctaattgaaatttaattttttttatagttcttATTCTGGCTTCATTTAAACCGAACATTTTGATAAGAAATGTTGAGCCTTCTCCATTTCGAAGGCGATTTAAAATTCCAATTTCGGTTTCCAAAGAAATTGCTTTACACTTTAGCTTTGTATTTGACATTTTCTTTTAgagatacataaaatatttaacaaatttaaaaaatataaataaatcaataaatataaaatattttttggcttaCCTTTTATCTTAATGCGTTAAATTTAATGTAACGTTGGGAAAGCAAGTTTGccaataaacaatttatttaccaAACACGTCTGACTGCACAGAAAATTCGTAAAACATGAACACATTTCAATTGCTCTGACCAGTACATTTGCTTATATGCACAAGAAAGGAattcgcaaaaattaaatttgacaaaaaaaattttagcacaaaaaattgtaaaccgtgataaatggaataaaatcgtGTAATAAGCACAAACATTAGAACGCAACATTTTTACAactatttcaaactttttctttatcattcaagtttgaaaaataccatTCCCTTGATTTGTGCGAATTGCGCTTGCACTCAAAAActccaaaattataaaagctCATGCGAAGGACAGGATCAGTTATGAGTTCTACAATTTTGCGCCCGAATGTTTTCTGTATGAAGTTGTTATTCCTCTCTCCAAAAAAGAAAAGTTCGATTTAGTATCAAATTTCAGGGGCCTTTTTTTGACATAGAGTACAAAATATTTACCTGTTTTATGCTACACCGAATAAATTCATAGATCGATTGTAAGTGTTGTACATAAATCTGTTAGGAGACCTCTTTTAATTTGCTTATACTTACAATgcgtatatatatttacacaaattaataaaattgtatattgtgttaaataaatttaatttaaagtatACAActaatatgtactcgtatatatactatattaggtgagcaactaagttcccgctgtttgtcaatagatgcccccagcagtgtgtgctagtcgattctaacataacctaaacgtcataaactaaGCTTTGACATATGGTTAActaactgcttcgacacattaatgattttgttttggtatcatatacttttggttttgggaaaatgtctgattttgtgccgaataatcgtcatttgcgggatcGAGAGATACAAAAAGTTTAAGGAGATGCAACGTGCCGAGATCGGTTCCATCGCTTCAAAGAGAGTGATTTTAACGTTGACGACCGTCCGAGTGAatgaaggccaaaaaccttcgaagacgctaaattggaggcattgctcattGAGGACCCGTtccaaacgcaagaagagcttgcttcagtattaggagatACCCACctatccatttccaagcgactgcatgctttgggaatgattcagaaacaggcgACTTggattccttatgagttaaaaccaaggaatGTTGattgtcgttttttcgcctgtcgtcatttttcttcatcgcatcgtgacggatgatgaaaaatggattcattacagcaatccaaagaaaagaaagtcatggggactgtaCGGCCATGCTTCTACATCGTcgtctcggccgaatattcacgcagcgaaggttatgctatgtatttggtgggaccaagttggtgttatttactatgaactgttaaaaccaagcaaaaccatcactgagtatcgacttcaattgatgcgattgagccaagAACTgcacgagaagcggccgcaatacgcggagaggcatgcaaaagtgattctacagcatgacaatgctcggcctcacgttaACAAACCCGATATCTTCATAGACCGACGCTGCAATTCGGGTATGGTGATGCCACAGTGCTCGTAACACTATCTAGTTGCAGGTCTATAAGCTCGCTGACAGTCGGCCCTTGCTGATATGTAGTCGTCCTCGATTCCGTTGTCTTGAGAATCGGTTCTACTTGAGTAGTCATCGTCGAGTTCAGGACAGATACCACACCAGGGCTTAAGTTTGCTATGTTCgtaaatagaagaaaaattacGCCATTTTAAAGGCATTCCTGATATATCTTCCATTAGATACCGATCGTTGTTTAAAAGCTTTGCGATACGATACGGACCACGATACTTTGGCTCTAATTTTTGCGACCAGCAGCGGTTGCTTCTTTCTCGATAACGACAAAATGATCTTCATGATATAAAAGAGGAAGTCAatgttttttgtcaaaaagcTTCTTGAATTTCTTTTGCTCGCGCTCGATATTGTTAGAAGCTTGATTACGTTTTTCGTCTATCGGAATTTTTTCAGCGGTTTCGCTTAGGTCATTTGGACTATAACCggttattttattcttttgtgAGTTAATGCTAAATTGCAAATCCCGTAATATGTACTAAGTCCCAATCTTTCGAATTATCAACAGAAGTACGCAAATAGTTTAGGAAAGTTCGGTTAGAGCGCTCGACTTGCCCGTTAGACAGTGGAGTTCGTACGGCCATTTTAACGCGCTTATACCATTTTTCTGGCAAtatgaaaaaaactattttgaagtATAGGCGGTCTCACGGTCGGTGATTACTTTAACCGGAAACCCGAAGTAACCGGTAATGTCATTTAATGCACTTAAACCCTTAATTGTTCGCGTATCGGGAACCGGCTTAACTATAAGATATTTGGAGAATGCGTCAGAAATTGCTAATACGTAACAATTTCCCATCTTTCTACAAACAAACGGACCGAGGGAACCAATGTGAATCACGCGGAAAGGTATAGGTTCTACCGGATCGAAGTGCATTGCACCTTCTACTTTACAAGATTTTGCTTTCCGATAACAGCATTCTACACACGAagcgatattatttttaatatgtttacgCATTTGCGGGAACCAAAACATTTTGCGAGTATGAatcattttcttcttcttaatttacgcgattttggctgagcttaacaaagcgcgccagttgtttctttctcgtgatctttattcgctgctctatgtcgtcgtaaagctcatacagctcatcgttccaccgcctgcgatattcgccgctgccaacatacaaaggcccaaaaattttgcacagaatctttctctcaaacactccaagcgtcgcttcatcggatgttgtcatcgtccacttttctgcgccatacgttaggacgggcatgatgagaaccttgtagagtgttagttttgttcgtcgagagagaactttactactcaattgcctactagTCCAAGTCCTTGGATAtacaggctgacattgttatcgctgTTAATGCTGgatcctaaataaacgaagtatctTACAACCTtcaaatcataactgtcaacagtgacgtgggtgccgatatgcgagtgcgccgacagtttgtttgatgacagaaggtACATCGTTTCGTCCTCGTTCCATACCAGACCCATtcactttgcctctttatccaggttggagaaggcagaactaacagcgtgattgttaaggccgatgatgtcaatatcatcggcatacgctaacaattgtacgctcatGTAAGAAATTGTGACTgaacgattaagttctgcggttcacacgatcttttccaacatcaagttaaagaagtcacataacagcgagtcaccctatctgaaatctcatttggtatcaaacggctcggacaGGTCCTTCCGAATTGTGAaagcgctgctggtattgagcaacatcatcgtgcatagccgtattagttttgcggtgatacgaaattcagacatcgcggcatacaggaatctccttttcgtactgtcgaatgcagctttgaagtcgacgaaaagatggtgtgtggcAATTCTccttcatgggtattttccaagatttggcgtattgtgaatatattGTCGACGgcagactttccaggtctaaagccgcactgataaggtccaatcacaATCACatgcagaagcgtggacgatgacaatttccgatgaagcgacgcttggagtgtttgagagaaagattctgcgcaaaatttttggaccCTGTATGTTGGCAGcgtcgaatatcgcaggcgatggaacgatgagctgtatgagctttacgatgacatagacatagcgcagcgaataaagatccagcggctacgatggcttagtcatgtcgtccgaatggatacaaacgatccGGCTgtcaaagtattcgatgtggtaccagctggaggTAGCAGAAAGTAAAAAGGGCTCCTCTgcgctggaaagatcaggtggataaggacttggcttcacttggtgtgtccaactggcgcgtAAGTAGTTATCTCGCTAATTAAGAGAGAAGTGATGTGTCAAGGAATCAGTCAGTGTTTGGGCTGAAGCTCGGTGAAGTACCGATTAAAATAGTTTATAAGACATgcgcaaaaactaaaataaatgtgaaaccGTTTGCTCAATCGTCAGAAAAGCGTTACTGTTGTGCATAGTGATGTTTGTGGTCCAATAAGCAGCACATCAAATGGTGTTTCACGATATTTTGCCGCTTTTATTGACGATAAGTCACAATGcacctcaaaataaaaaactataaagaagcaGGAGAGAGGTGCAACCAATAATTCTTATAAATATATAGGAAaaataggaacaaaaaattatacaacaaaagtTCAACTTGACTAAgcttgttaaaataaaaaagaaattaaaataacttcatatgaaataagtatatatgcatTGGCCTTTCCTTACACTGTTTTTCAAAGTTTCTAAAACTTTCGATTTGCTAATAATTAATCAGCCCAATCCTAAATAAAATTTCCGAACGAGTTTTTCCTCTTTCCGTAATCCTACTAtcctaaaataagaaaaataaaataaataattaaataaataaaaatgtttttacggAATATCCCACTTTCCGCTATCTTCCTATCCTAAACATCTTCGAAAAATTTCGAGCACGAAAAGTAGGTATTTTGAACATGAAATAATGGCCGAAACTCTTCACATTCCGTTAGAAATTTTTcatctgtattttgaaagggaatTCGCAGCAAAAATgtgagaattttaataaaatgatagaaaaatacaaaatttgttggTTTAAGGACGAAATCAACAAATAAAACGCAAATGGGAATGCTGGTAAATATGATGGAGGGTAATCCTGCTATTGCGCGGGGATTTTTTAAGGGGAGTAAGGAGGAGGCCGCCAGATTTTGGGAAACGGTGAATGTGGAGCTGAATGCGGCAGGTCCcccaattaaaataattgtggAATGGAAAAAGGTAACTTGAAGATTTATAAGTTCTTAGTGGCAATGATTCGTTAGTTGCCAATTTTTCAAATAGTTAGTCAGTGTATGCATGCAAAATTGGGAGAATAATTTGTAAATGCTTCAACTATACAAATGCGTACATTGTGTAATTGTTGAAACCTTTATTTAGGTATGGGCAGACCAGAAGAAATATGTTCGCCAAAAAGTGgcgaataatataaaaatgcaaaaaggtaCTGGGGGCGGCCCAAATATGTAGAAGGTACTTTCCCCCCTTGAAGAAgcaattttcaaattgattggcATTAAGCAGTCAGTAGAGGGGCTGGCGGTTAAGAAGTTTGGAATTCAGGAGAACTTGGATATGTCCTGTGAAAAAAACTGCCAAGAAGTGGAGTCACTAAATCTGACCCAAACTGGCGCATTGGATGGATTTATGGACATCAGCGGAGTAAGTCCTATAAGTCCACCAGTTGTCTCTGTAGATTCGTTGGCGTTTACGAATGAAGACCCCTCTGCAGATAAAAGCGAAGTGGCATCATCAAGTAAAAAAGcatttatttaatgtaattttttatttaactgattttttattAGAACATAAGCATTTCACTTATAACTAAACTTACGAAAATTAAATGATAGAGCGTAGAAATAGCAAACATTTCTGTTCTTACATTTTAGTTATTGAGGGAATCACGGATATTATTTCTTATTGATCTCGCAACCTCCATATTTTGTGTTGGTATGTTGGAATGGACGTCGTGAATTTCAGGAAGGTTTAACTCCGCTCCGGCATCGGGTGTATCGGGTATATTCGCTCTGAAATGAATGCAGATGTTATGCAAGCAACAAGTAACATCTATAATTTGTGCTGCTTTCTCTGGAGCGTAGTGTAGTTCTCGTCCACCAAGAATGCACCTCCATCGGTTCTTTAAAACACCATTAGTTCTTTCAATTATGTTGCGACATTTTGAATGCATTTCGTTGAACTTAATTTCTGCTTGGTTCGGCGTCCGATAAGGAGTAATAAGCCATGGTTCTAACGGATATCCAGCATCaccttaataaataattggaaatAGATGTTCTCGGTTAAGatacatttataaatatgtgagtacataaatttataaaataaaatttaagaaataaacaatttttacaaatgtaaaattttatctAGCAACCAAACAGTTCTTTGGTGGTTTGAAAATTGTGTCTCAAAATGTGAACGTAATTCGCTAACGTTCCAAATTAGCGAATCATGACTAGCACCCGGATGAGAAGCGTCGACGTAGCGTATTTTTAATTCATGGTCACATACCTATTATTATAAAGAATCATTAAATGTACTTCAGAAAGGATTTAATAACTTACCAGCATAACATTTAAGCTGTAATAACCCTTTCTGTTGTAGTATAGGTGACTATTTTCGGATGGCGCAATTATCTTAACGTTCGTTCCATCAACGCAACCGACAACAGATGGAATTTTATGCTTAATGTAAAAAGCAGTcgcaattttactttt
Encoded here:
- the LOC129251305 gene encoding putative nuclease HARBI1, yielding MPQSLFQKYFRLNKPSFECLLKVVTTYTRPGRRLPDGWIQFPVTAEEKSKIATAFYIKHKIPSVVGCVDGTNVKIIAPSENSHLYYNRKGYYSLNVMLVCDHELKIRYVDASHPGASHDSLIWNVSELRSHFETQFSNHQRTVWLLGDAGYPLEPWLITPYRTPNQAEIKFNEMHSKCRNIIERTNGVLKNRWRCILGGRELHYAPEKAAQIIDVTCCLHNICIHFRANIPDTPDAGAELNLPEIHDVHSNIPTQNMEVARSIRNNIRDSLNN